Within Streptomyces sp. NBC_00704, the genomic segment TGGCGGTGCTCGCCCCACAGGCGCAGGGCGACCGCGGCCGCGTCGTGCAGGTCGCGGGCCTCCTCCCAGTACCGGATCTCGGCGTGGTCGCCCGCGTATCTGCTGGTCAGGAGGAAGGGATGGTCGTGGGCGAGCTGTTCGAGAGCGCGCCGGACCTCCTTCAGCGGAGCCCGCTCACCGGAGACGCTGAGGGTCACGTGCCACAGCCGGGGGACGTCCACCGGGTGCCCGCCCTTCGGCTCGGTCCTCTCCCGGGCCCGGTATGTCTCGCCGGCGGCCACGCTGGTCAGGGCCCGCTCCTCGCCGGGCGCACGCGCCGGCGCACCCGCCGTGCGCGACGCCGTCCCGCCGGCCCCGCCGGTACTCCCACGGGCCGCTGCCACCCCAGGGCGCACTCGTCTCACGACGGCCTCCTTCACGCAGCGCTCGTGCGGATCGTGTGCCGCGTTCGCCCACCGGACGCCCGCGGCCTGTCCCCGTGACGGACCCGTGGTCCGTCCCTGAGAACAAAGTTGAGCAGGCCGCACGGCTCCGTGGGGCGGTTTCACGGAACGTCCCCCACCGGTACGTTCCGTTCGAGCGGGTTTACGGGTGGAGGATCACCAGGTCGTCCCGGTGCACGACCTCGCGCTCGTACTCGGCGCCCAGTTCCCGCGCCAGTTCCCTGGTCGACCGCCCGATCAGCTGAGGGATCTCCTTGGCGTCGAAGTTGACGAGCCCGCGGGCGACCGCGCGCCCCCGGACGTCGCGCAGCTCGACGGGGTCGCCCGCGCTGAACTCGCCCTCGACGGAGGCGATCCCAGCCGGCAGCAGCGAGGTGCGCCGTTCGACGACCGCGCGCACCGCGCCGTCGTCCAGCGTCAGCGACCCCTGTGGGGTGGAGGCGTGCTGCAGCCACAGCAGCCGGTCGGCCGAGCGCTTGCCGGTGGCGTGGAAGAAGGTGCCGGTGTCCCCGCCGGCGAAGGCCTCGGCCGCGTGGACGGCGCTGGTGAGGACCACGGGGATGCCGGCGGCGGCCGCGATCCGGGCGGCCTCGACCTTGGTGACCATGCCGCCGGTCCCGACGCCCGCCTTGCCGGCGCTGCCGATCTCCACGTGGGCCAGGTCCTGCGGTGTCCGTACCTCGGCGATCCGCGAGGTGCCCGGCCTGCTGGGGTCGCCGTCGTAGACGCCTTCGACGTCGGACAGCAGGACCAGCAGGTCGGCGTGGACGAGGTGGGCGACGAGGGCGGCGAGCCGGTCGTTGTCGCCGAAGCGGATCTCGTCGGTGGCGACGGTGTCGTTCTCGTTGACGACCGGGAACGCGCCCATCGCGAGCAGTTCGTCGAGGGTGCGGGAGGCGTTGCGGTGGTGGGCGCGCCGGCTCATGTCGTCGCTGGTCAGCAGCACCTGCCCGACGCGGACGCCGTAGCGGGCGAAGGAGGCGGTGTAGCGGGCCACGAGCAGTCCCTGGCCGACGCTGGCGGCGGCCTGCTGGCGGGCGAGGTCCTTGGGGCGGCGGCGCAGGCCCAGCGGCGCGAGTCCGGCGGCGATGGCGCCGGACGAGACGAGGACGACCTCCTTCTCCCCTCCGCTGCGGCTCTTGGCGAGGACGTCGACGAGTGCGTCGACCCGGTCGGCGTCCAGGCCGCCGGCGGCGGTGGTCAGCGACGAGGAGCCGACCTTGACGACGATCCTGCGGGCCTCGCTCACAGCCTGCCTTGCCCCTGCCACCTTGTTCTGCGCTCCTCGCGATAGGCCACGGCTGTCCGCGGCTGCCCATGACTGTCCACGGCTGCCCACGGCTGTCCATGACGGCCCATGGCTGTCCGCGGCTCCACGGCTGTCCACGGCACGGCTGTCTTTCCGGCAATCTACGCGAACGGGGGCGCGGGTCGCGCGGCGGTTTCACTGCCCGGACGGGGCCGCCCGGGTAACGGTTCGCTCACGCTTTGCGTACGGCAAAGAGAAGGTGGCGGTTCCTCATGTGATGCGAAGAGAAGACAAATTTATTTTGAAGTTTGCGTGACCTACAGTTCGCCATGTGAAGCGCATACTCCTCCGATCGGGGAAGAGCCCCTTCGACGTCGTTCCGGTGGAGGAAGCCCTCCACCGCGACGTGATCGCCACCAACGCGGGCAACCTGATCTTCAGCGACGCCGCCCACAAGATCCTTCAGGCGCCGGACACCGAGGTCGTCTCGAACGGCATGCGGACGGACGTGAGCGCGGCGGCCCGGATCAACGAGGAGTACGACGCGTTCGTCGTGCCCCTCGCCAACGCCTTCCGGCCGACCTTCGAGCCGTCGCTGCAGCGGCTGACCCGGCTGATCGGGAAGCTGCGGATCCCGGTCGTGGTGCTCGGGGTCGGCGCGCAGGCGCCCCTGGGGCCGATCCCGGAGCGGCTGAAGGCGATGGAACCCAGTGTGCGGGCGTTCTGCGCGGCCGTGCTGGACCACAGCGCCTCCATCGGCGTGCGGGGCGAGTTCACCGAGAAGTACCTCAACGACATGGGCTTCCGCGACGTCGAGGTCATCGGCTGCCCCTCGATGTTCCTGTACGGCGACCGCCTCCCCGTGGAGAAGAAGGCGCCGGCGCTGACGGAGCAGTCGAGGATCGCCGTCAACGGCTCGCACACCGCGGTGCGCGGCGGCGGCCTGCACCGGATCATCGGCCATGCCCACGCCCGGTATCCGCACCTGCGCTACATAGGCCAGAACCTCACCGACGCGCGGCAGTTGCACTGGCGGGACGTGGACTCGCCGGCCGGCCGGATGACGCAGATGCCGACGCATCCGGACCACCCGATGTACCGCGAGGACAAGGTCCGGGTGTACGTGGACCCGTCGACCTGGATCGACGACCTGCGGGAGTTCGACTTCTCGTTCGGCTCGCGCATCCACGGCAACATCGCGGCGCTCCTGGCCGGGACGCCCGCCACCGTCCTCGCCTTCGACTCCCGCACGCTGGAGCTGTGCCGCTACTTCGAGATACCGCACCGCCTGCTCAGCGAGGCGCCCGAGGACCTCGACCCGGCGGCGCTGTACGAGGAGTCCGACTTCAGCGCCCTCACCGGCAACCACAAGGGCCGCTTCGACCGGTTCACGGCGTTCCTCGACCGCAACGGGCTGCGGAACACCTTCACCCACGGCGACGGCGGGGCCGCCTTCGACAAGCGGCTGCGTTCGCTGTCCTTCCCGCCGGGCGTGCGCCCCTGGAACGACGCCGACCTGGCCTCGCTGACCAGCCGGTTCGGCTGGCTTCAGCAGCGCATCGCCGAACTGGACTCCCACAACGCCCAGTTGAAGCGCGACCTGGCCAGGAGCCGGTCCGGGGCGAAGGGGGTCGCGGGCATTCCCGCCCCCTCGATCTACCGGCGCGCCCGACGCGTCGTGGGCGGTCCGCTGCGCCGCGCGCTGAAGCCCGCCAAGTAGGACGCCGGGCCGGACGCCCGGTGGACCGTCCGAGGAACGGGCCGGCGTGCCGGCCGGCGCCTCAGGCGGCCGCCGTGCCGCCCGGACGGGCCGGGCGGCGCATACGGCGCAACCTGCGGCGGACCTTGCGGACGAAGCCGCGCACGAGGGTCTCGGTGCCGTTCTTGCGCCATCCGGGGTACGCCTTGGCCTCGCGGGGCTCCGCCAGATAGATCCGGTCGGGGACGCCGGCCTCCGCGGAGCCGTAGTGCGGATAGGCCAGGTAGAGCTGGGTGCCGCGCTTCTTCAGG encodes:
- the proB gene encoding glutamate 5-kinase, encoding MSEARRIVVKVGSSSLTTAAGGLDADRVDALVDVLAKSRSGGEKEVVLVSSGAIAAGLAPLGLRRRPKDLARQQAAASVGQGLLVARYTASFARYGVRVGQVLLTSDDMSRRAHHRNASRTLDELLAMGAFPVVNENDTVATDEIRFGDNDRLAALVAHLVHADLLVLLSDVEGVYDGDPSRPGTSRIAEVRTPQDLAHVEIGSAGKAGVGTGGMVTKVEAARIAAAAGIPVVLTSAVHAAEAFAGGDTGTFFHATGKRSADRLLWLQHASTPQGSLTLDDGAVRAVVERRTSLLPAGIASVEGEFSAGDPVELRDVRGRAVARGLVNFDAKEIPQLIGRSTRELARELGAEYEREVVHRDDLVILHP
- a CDS encoding polysaccharide pyruvyl transferase family protein gives rise to the protein MKRILLRSGKSPFDVVPVEEALHRDVIATNAGNLIFSDAAHKILQAPDTEVVSNGMRTDVSAAARINEEYDAFVVPLANAFRPTFEPSLQRLTRLIGKLRIPVVVLGVGAQAPLGPIPERLKAMEPSVRAFCAAVLDHSASIGVRGEFTEKYLNDMGFRDVEVIGCPSMFLYGDRLPVEKKAPALTEQSRIAVNGSHTAVRGGGLHRIIGHAHARYPHLRYIGQNLTDARQLHWRDVDSPAGRMTQMPTHPDHPMYREDKVRVYVDPSTWIDDLREFDFSFGSRIHGNIAALLAGTPATVLAFDSRTLELCRYFEIPHRLLSEAPEDLDPAALYEESDFSALTGNHKGRFDRFTAFLDRNGLRNTFTHGDGGAAFDKRLRSLSFPPGVRPWNDADLASLTSRFGWLQQRIAELDSHNAQLKRDLARSRSGAKGVAGIPAPSIYRRARRVVGGPLRRALKPAK